A window from Theobroma cacao cultivar B97-61/B2 chromosome 3, Criollo_cocoa_genome_V2, whole genome shotgun sequence encodes these proteins:
- the LOC18606439 gene encoding molybdenum cofactor sulfurase isoform X2, translated as MHSPCLREASQACYGCCLNPFPGLPESRAATSQIPRSAAASRYEFEVCTASSLCPNFQFTNHESLPSSEESFSYFIKVYPQYSQTDQADKIRAQEYYHLSLSKHVCLDYIGHGLFSYSQLESQCPGSPAASSSSSPPPPPPVRSVTLEAPFFDISYKSVNLNSQILYGGEESEFESNIRKRIMAFMNISEADYTMVLSANQSSASKLLAESYPFQSYQNLLTVYDYQSEAVEVMIESSKKRGANVMSANFSWPNLSIQSEKLRKKIANKSKHKKKGLFVFPLQSRVTGSRYSYLWMSLAQENGWHVLLDASALGAKDMETLGLSLFNPDFLICSFFKVFGENPSGFCCLFIRKSSASVLKDSTTATSIGIVNLVPASEPTRISESSAISSIETRKKSKEFPAQGSFSGPISIQQRRDETTLDLHKTEGINRKQKTVSFSEIEEVIETSFESASSIINNTSQSKNPKIECRSLDHADSLGLILISSRTRNLINWLVNALMSLQHPHSENGIPAVKIYGPKIMFDRGPAVAFNVFDWKAHLVLG; from the exons ATGCATTCACCTTGCTTAAGAGAGGCCTCACAAGCCTGCTATGGTTGCTGTCTAAATCCCTTTCCTGGCCTCCCTGAGTCTCGTGCTGCAACTTCACAGATTCCACGCAGTGCTGCTGCATCACGGTATGAGTTTGAGGTTTGCACAGCTTCTTCTCTCTGCCCAAATTTCCAATTCACCAATCATGAGTCTCTTCCTTCGTCTGAGGAATCATTTTCGTATTTCATCAAAGTGTACCCTCAATATTCCCAAACGGATCAGGCCGATAAAATTCGAGCTCAAGAATACTACCATCTTTCCCTCTCCAAGCATGTCTGTCTTGACTACATTGGCCATGGCCTTTTCTCTTATTCTCAGCTTGAAAGTCAATGTCCAGGATCTCCTGCTGCGTCCTCGTCATCTTCTCCGCCGCCGCCGCCGCCAGTGCGTTCAGTAACTTTAGAAGCTCCATTTTTTGATATCTCCTACAAGTCAGTAAACTTGAATTCTCAGATACTATATGGTGGTGAAGAGTCGGAATTTGAATCCAATATCAGAAAAAGGATCATGGCTTTCATGAATATCTCAGAAGCTGATTATACCATGGTTCTCAGTGCCAATCAATCCTCTGCTTCCAAGCTTCTGGCAGAGTCTTATCCATTTCAGTCTTATCAAAATCTTCTCACGGTTTATGACTACCAAAGTGAGGCTGTGGAAGTGATGATTGAAAGCTCCAAGAAGAGAGGAGCAAATGTCATGTCGGCTAATTTCTCATGGCCTAATCTAAGCATCCAATCAGAGAAATTGAGAAAGAAGATAGCCAATAAAAGCAAGCACAAGAAGAAAGGGCTTTTTGTCTTCCCACTTCAATCAAGGGTTACAGGGTCAAGATATTCATATCTGTGGATGAGCCTGGCTCAGGAGAATGGGTGGCATGTTTTGCTTGATGCATCTGCATTGGGAGCTAAGGACATGGAGACCTTGGGGCTATCTCTTTTTAATCCTGACTTTCTGATTTGCTcattttttaaggtttttggAGAAAATCCATCGGGATTCTGTTGCTTGTTTATCAGGAAATCCAGTGCTTCAGTTTTGAAGGATTCAACAACTGCTACAAGTATAGGAATAGTGAATCTTGTCCCAGCGTCAGAGCCAACTCGAATCTCTGAAAGTTCAGCCATTTCTAGCATTGAAACCAGAAAGAAGTCGAAAGAATTTCCTGCTCAAGGTTCATTCTCAGGCCCGATATCTATTCAACAGCGGAGAGATGAAACTACTCTGGACTTGCACAAAACTGAAGGAATcaatagaaaacaaaagactGTATCATTTTCAGAAATTGAAGAAGTAATCGAAACATCCTTTGAATCAGCTAGCTCAATAATCAACAATACAAGTCAGAGTAAAAACCCGAAAATCGAATGTAGAAGCTTGGATCATGCAGATTCATTAGGCCTGATACTAATCAGCAGCAGGACAAGGAACCTGATCAACTGGTTGGTGAATGCACTGATGAGCCTTCAACATCCACATTCAGAAAATGGAATTCCTGCGGTCAAAATTTATGGACCCAAAATAATGTTTGATCGAGGACCCGCCGTGGCATTTAATGTATTCGATTGGAAAG CACATTTGGTTCTCGGATAA
- the LOC18606438 gene encoding hydroxymethylglutaryl-CoA synthase → MAKNVGILAMDIYFPPTCVRQEALEAHDGASKGKYTIGLGQDCMAFCTEVEDVISMSLTVVTSLLEKYKIDPKQIGRLEVGSETVIDKSKSIKTFLMQIFEKCGNTDIEGVDSTNACYGGTAALLNCVNWVESSSWDGRYGLVVCTDSAVYAEGPARPTGGAAAIAMLVGPDAPIAFESKLRGSHMSHVYDFYKPNLASEYPVVDGKLSQTCYLMALDSCYKYFCHKYEKLVGKQFSLSDAEYFVFHSPYNKLVQKSFSRLLFNDFLRNASSVDDIAKEKLGPFSTLTGDESYQSRDLEKASQQVSKPLYDAKVQPTTLIPKQVGNMYTASLYAAFVSLIHNKHSELAGKRVILFSYGSGLTATMFSLRLNEGQHPFSLSNIATVMNVAGKLKSRHEFPPEKFVETMKLMEHRYGAKDFVTSKDCSLLSPGTYYLTEVDSMYRRFYAKKDGDFTACENGSLSNGH, encoded by the exons ATGGCAAAGAATGTGGGAATCCTTGCTATGGATATCTACTTCCCTCCTACCTGTGTTCGACAG GAAGCATTGGAGGCTCATGATGGCGCAAGCAAAGGAAAATACACCATTGGACTTGGTCAAGATTGCATGGCCTTCTGTACGGAGGTGGAAGATGTTATCTCAATGAG TTTGACAGTTGTTACTTCACTCCTTGAAAAGTATAAGATTGACCCTAAACAAATTGGCCGTCTTGAAGTTGGCAGTGAGACTGTGATAGATAAGAGCAAATCCATTAAGACCTTCCTGATGCAAATCTTTGAG AAATGTGGAAACACTGACATTGAAGGGGTCGACTCAACTAATGCATGCTATGGAGGGACTGCAGCTTTACTCAACTGTGTCAATTGGGTGGAAAGTAGTTCATGGGATGGACGATATGGTCTTGTTGTTTGTACTGACAGTGCG GTCTATGCAGAAGGACCTGCCCGGCCTACTGGAGGAGCGGCTGCAATTGCTATGCTAGTAGGGCCTGATGCTCCTATTGCTTTTGAAAGCAAATTAAGGGGGAGTCATATGTCTCATGTCTATGACTTTTATAAGCCCAACCTTGCTAGTGAATATCCG GTTGTTGATGGGAAACTTTCTCAGACATGCTATCTCATGGCTCTTGATTCTTGCTATAAATATTTCTGTCACAA GTATGAGAAACTAGTGGGCAAACAATTTTCCCTTTCTGATGCTGAGTATTTTGTATTCCATTCTCCATATAACAAG CTTGTGCAGAAAAGCTTTTCTCGTTTGTTGTTCAACGACTTCCTGAGGAATGccag TTCTGTTGATGACATTGCTAAAGAAAAGTTGGGACCATTCTCAACTTTGACTGGTGATGAAAGCTACCAAAGCAGGGATCTTGAGAAG GCATCCCAACAAGTTTCAAAGCCCCTCTATGATGCCAAGGTCCAACCAACCACTTTGATACCAAAGCAAGTTGGCAACATGTACACCGCGTCTCTTTATGCTGCATTTGTATCCCTTATTCACAACAAACATAGTGAAttg GCTGGAAAGCGGGTGATATTATTCTCGTATGGGAGTGGTCTGACAGCAACAATGTTTTCATTGCGACTCAATGAAGGTCAACATCCCTTTAGCCTATCGAACATTGCAACAGTGATGAATGTTGCTGGAAAATTGAAGTCAAGGCATGAG TTTCCACCTGAGAAGTTTGTTGAGACTATGAAGCTCATGGAGCACAGGTATGGAGCCAAGGACTTTGTGACAAGCAAGGACTGTAGCCTTTTGTCTCCCGGAACATACTACCTCACGGAAGTTGATTCCATGTACCGGAGATTCTATGCAAAGAAGGATGGGGACTTTACTGCCTGTGAGAATGGTTCTCTTTCCAATGGTCACTGA
- the LOC18606441 gene encoding protein HOTHEAD, which yields MSLGWWKLVGAALAGILFFHGFSASEKAPNYSFMHNATSAPSLSYYDYIIVGGGTAGCPLAATLSQNASVLLLERGGSPYGNPNISNMASFGAALSDVSPSSPSQRFISEDGVINARARVLGGGSCLNAGFYTRAGTEYVRQAGWDGRLVNESYQWVEKLVAFEPPMGQWQSAVRDGLIEAGVLPFNGFTYDHIFGTKVGGTIFDQQGNRHTAADLLEYATPSGLTVLLHASVHKILFAIKGNRRPKAHGVIFRDASGAKHKAYLKKGSKNEIIVSAGALGSPQLLMLSGVGPTAHLKAHNITVVLDQPLVGQGMSDNPMNAVFVPSPLPVEVSLIQVVGITHFGSYIEAASGENFAGGAASSRDYRMFSPKIGQLSTVPPKPRSPEAIAKAVEYSSNQDKPAFRGGFILEKIMGPISTGHLELRTRNLNDNPSVTFNYFKDPQDLQRCVQGIQTIQKIVESKPFSKFRFDYMSWPILLNMTASAPLNLLPKHYNPSMPLEVYCKDTVMTIWHYHGGCQVGRVVDLDYKVLGVDALRVIDGSTFNYSPGTNPQATVMMLGRYMGVKILSERLAN from the exons ATGAGTCTTGGGTGGTGGAAACTTGTGGGCGCTGCCTTGGCCGGAATTCTCTTCTTCCATGGCTTTTCTGCCTCTGAAAAAG CTCCGAACTACTCCTTCATGCACAATGCAACGTCAGCTCCATCCTTATCATATTACGACTACATTATTGTCGGTGGTGGCACGGCCGGATGCCCTTTGGCTGCCACGTTATCTCAAAATGCATCCGTCTTGCTCCTTGAACGAGGTGGCTCCCCCTATGGTAATCCCAACATCTCCAACATGGCCAGCTTCGGTGCTGCCCTCTCCGACGTTTCCCCGTCGTCCCCTTCGCAACGGTTCATCTCCGAAGACGGCGTGATTAATGCTCGCGCTCGCGTCTTGGGAGGCGGAAGTTGTCTGAATGCAGGGTTTTATACACGCGCTGGCACTGAATACGTCAG GCAAGCGGGTTGGGATGGACGGTTAGTGAATGAATCGTACCAGTGGGTCGAGAAATTAGTGGCATTTGAGCCACCGATGGGACAATGGCAGTCAGCCGTGAGGGATGGTCTAATAGAAGCTGGGGTGCTGCCTTTCAATGGGTTCACTTATGACCATATTTTTGGGACCAAAGTTGGTGGAACCATATTTGATCAGCAAGGGAATCGACACACAGCTGCTGATTTGTTGGAGTATGCTACCCCCAGTGGGCTCACTGTCCTTTTGCATGCTTCCGTTCACAAAATCTTGTTTGCAATCAAAG GGAATAGAAGGCCAAAGGCCCATGGAGTGATATTCAGAGATGCATCAGGGGCCAAGCACAAAGCCTATCTGAAGAAAGGGTCCAAAAACGAGATCATTGTATCTGCAGGAGCACTGGGAAGCCCACAGCTTTTAATGCTGAGCGGAGTGGGGCCTACAGCCCACCTCAAGGCCCACAACATCACTGTGGTGCTAGACCAACCCCTGGTTGGCCAGGGCATGTCTGATAACCCCATGAACGCCGTTTTTGTCCCTTCTCCTCTACCAGTTGAGGTTTCACTTATCCAAGTCGTTGGCATTACCCATTTTGGATCCTACATTGAAGCCGCTAGTGGAGAAAACTTTGCTGGTGGTGCTGCTTCTTCACGAGATTACAGGATGTTCTCCCCTAAG ATTGGTCAGCTATCAACGGTGCCACCGAAACCAAGGTCCCCAGAAGCCATAGCCAAAGCTGTTGAATACTCGAGTAATCAAGACAAGCCAGCTTTTAGAGGTGGATTTATCCTAGAAAAAATTATGGGTCCAATTTCAACAGGGCATTTGGAGCTTCGAACCCGTAATCTAAACGATAATCCATCCGTTACCTTCAATTACTTCAAGGATCCTCAAGATCTGCAACGATGTGTCCAAGGAATTCAAACAATACAGAAAATTGTTGAATCAAAGCCTTTCTCTAAGTTCAGATTTGACTATATGTCTTGGCCAATACTTCTTAATATGACAGCAAGTGCCCCATTGAATTTGTTGCCTAAACACTACAATCCCTCGATGCCACTGGAAGTATATTGCAAGGACACCGTGATGACTATATGGCACTATCATGGAGGCTGCCAAGTTGGTAGGGTTGTTGATCTTGACTATAAGGTTCTCGGTGTGGATGCTCTAAGGGTTATCGACGGATCCACGTTTAACTACTCGCCTGGTACTAATCCTCAGGCCACTGTCATGATGCTTGGAAG GTACATGGGTGTCAAGATATTGAGTGAGAGACTAGCTAATTAA
- the LOC18606439 gene encoding molybdenum cofactor sulfurase isoform X1, with product MHSPCLREASQACYGCCLNPFPGLPESRAATSQIPRSAAASRYEFEVCTASSLCPNFQFTNHESLPSSEESFSYFIKVYPQYSQTDQADKIRAQEYYHLSLSKHVCLDYIGHGLFSYSQLESQCPGSPAASSSSSPPPPPPVRSVTLEAPFFDISYKSVNLNSQILYGGEESEFESNIRKRIMAFMNISEADYTMVLSANQSSASKLLAESYPFQSYQNLLTVYDYQSEAVEVMIESSKKRGANVMSANFSWPNLSIQSEKLRKKIANKSKHKKKGLFVFPLQSRVTGSRYSYLWMSLAQENGWHVLLDASALGAKDMETLGLSLFNPDFLICSFFKVFGENPSGFCCLFIRKSSASVLKDSTTATSIGIVNLVPASEPTRISESSAISSIETRKKSKEFPAQGSFSGPISIQQRRDETTLDLHKTEGINRKQKTVSFSEIEEVIETSFESASSIINNTSQSKNPKIECRSLDHADSLGLILISSRTRNLINWLVNALMSLQHPHSENGIPAVKIYGPKIMFDRGPAVAFNVFDWKGEKIDPVLVQKLADRNNISLSIGFLQHIWFSDKHEEEKEKQLETRTSEAEEPVSSKKRDKFHSGISVVTAALGFLTNFEDIYRLWAFVSRFLDADFLEKEKWRYKALNQKTIEI from the coding sequence ATGCATTCACCTTGCTTAAGAGAGGCCTCACAAGCCTGCTATGGTTGCTGTCTAAATCCCTTTCCTGGCCTCCCTGAGTCTCGTGCTGCAACTTCACAGATTCCACGCAGTGCTGCTGCATCACGGTATGAGTTTGAGGTTTGCACAGCTTCTTCTCTCTGCCCAAATTTCCAATTCACCAATCATGAGTCTCTTCCTTCGTCTGAGGAATCATTTTCGTATTTCATCAAAGTGTACCCTCAATATTCCCAAACGGATCAGGCCGATAAAATTCGAGCTCAAGAATACTACCATCTTTCCCTCTCCAAGCATGTCTGTCTTGACTACATTGGCCATGGCCTTTTCTCTTATTCTCAGCTTGAAAGTCAATGTCCAGGATCTCCTGCTGCGTCCTCGTCATCTTCTCCGCCGCCGCCGCCGCCAGTGCGTTCAGTAACTTTAGAAGCTCCATTTTTTGATATCTCCTACAAGTCAGTAAACTTGAATTCTCAGATACTATATGGTGGTGAAGAGTCGGAATTTGAATCCAATATCAGAAAAAGGATCATGGCTTTCATGAATATCTCAGAAGCTGATTATACCATGGTTCTCAGTGCCAATCAATCCTCTGCTTCCAAGCTTCTGGCAGAGTCTTATCCATTTCAGTCTTATCAAAATCTTCTCACGGTTTATGACTACCAAAGTGAGGCTGTGGAAGTGATGATTGAAAGCTCCAAGAAGAGAGGAGCAAATGTCATGTCGGCTAATTTCTCATGGCCTAATCTAAGCATCCAATCAGAGAAATTGAGAAAGAAGATAGCCAATAAAAGCAAGCACAAGAAGAAAGGGCTTTTTGTCTTCCCACTTCAATCAAGGGTTACAGGGTCAAGATATTCATATCTGTGGATGAGCCTGGCTCAGGAGAATGGGTGGCATGTTTTGCTTGATGCATCTGCATTGGGAGCTAAGGACATGGAGACCTTGGGGCTATCTCTTTTTAATCCTGACTTTCTGATTTGCTcattttttaaggtttttggAGAAAATCCATCGGGATTCTGTTGCTTGTTTATCAGGAAATCCAGTGCTTCAGTTTTGAAGGATTCAACAACTGCTACAAGTATAGGAATAGTGAATCTTGTCCCAGCGTCAGAGCCAACTCGAATCTCTGAAAGTTCAGCCATTTCTAGCATTGAAACCAGAAAGAAGTCGAAAGAATTTCCTGCTCAAGGTTCATTCTCAGGCCCGATATCTATTCAACAGCGGAGAGATGAAACTACTCTGGACTTGCACAAAACTGAAGGAATcaatagaaaacaaaagactGTATCATTTTCAGAAATTGAAGAAGTAATCGAAACATCCTTTGAATCAGCTAGCTCAATAATCAACAATACAAGTCAGAGTAAAAACCCGAAAATCGAATGTAGAAGCTTGGATCATGCAGATTCATTAGGCCTGATACTAATCAGCAGCAGGACAAGGAACCTGATCAACTGGTTGGTGAATGCACTGATGAGCCTTCAACATCCACATTCAGAAAATGGAATTCCTGCGGTCAAAATTTATGGACCCAAAATAATGTTTGATCGAGGACCCGCCGTGGCATTTAATGTATTCGATTGGAAAGGTGAGAAGATTGATCCTGTATTGGTACAAAAGCTGGCTGATAGAAACAATATTTCTTTAAGCATTGGATTTTTGCAGCACATTTGGTTCTCGGATAAGCATGAAGAAGAGAAGGAGAAGCAATTGGAGACAAGAACAAGTGAAGCTGAAGAACCAGTCtcaagcaagaagagagataAATTTCATTCTGGAATATCTGTAGTCACAGCTGCACTTGGATTCCTTACAAATTTTGAAGACATATATAGGCTTTGGGCATTTGTTTCCCGGTTCCTGGATGCTGATTTtttggagaaagaaaaatggagatACAAGGCTCTTAATCaaaaaacaattgaaattTAG